TAATAATACAGACCCGTCGTTTGATATTATGATCAAAAATAAAATGATCCAAAACAATACCATTAAAATAAGTTCCCAATACACTAAGTACTACAGTCTTCTTATCATAAACCAGCGCCGCCGAAAGTGCCACACACATCCCTGACAAAGACATCGCTTTCCCCAGCTCCATATGAAAATATTTATTCATAATTTTAGCTACAATATCTAATCCCCCAGAAGAAGCATTCCGGTTGAATAAAATACTCAGGCCCACACTGACCACCAGAATGTAGCAAAGAACATCCAGCTCCTGACTATTCGTTATAGAACCGGTGTTGGGAAAAATATTCTCAAATATACCCAGAAACACCGGCAGCATAACACTCGTGTAAACTGTTTTAAGCCCGAATTCCTTTCCACAGGTAAAAAATCCAATAATTAATAAAACTACATTAAGAATCATCGTAATCGCTGATAATGGCAGCGGAACAAAATTTGAAAGAACAATACCCAGACCTGACATACTACTAATCGACGTATGACTCGGAACCAGGAAAAAGTAAACAGCAACAGCTATAATAGCAATTGCGATGGTAAGGATATTTATTTCTATCAAAATAGACTTGTAATCTGTCTTCGTTTTCATATTATTTTTTTATCTCCTCCTGTGTTAAAGACTATTACTGCATAAGTAAAAAGTATAATTGAGACGATGATTAAAAACATCATTTCCCTTCATTTATTTTTCTTGTTGAATTTTGGAACTGCCAATTCGCTATACACGGTATTAAATAATTCTGTTAGAAACTACTTATTTTTAATAGCTCTTATGTCTCTATTTGCGCTCAAATCCAAAATATCTTGTCCCTTGAAAATTTAATGTTCCAGCATCTCCTTCTATTAGCATTCCATACTCAGAACCACTCATAGAGAATTCTATTCTGTCACCGCTGTCCACCTCGAAAGTTACATAATAGGAAGTGGATGAGGTAGTGCTATATCCATGAGAGCCGCTCATGTCCCCATTATTAGGATGTTGATGATGAGAGACCTCTGTTCGTTTGGCAACTACCCTGGCTGATACATTGAGCCTTGGAGAGTGATTATTTTTATTCCATGTGGTAATACTTGTGATAATGCCATATGCTAATATAATAAAAACGCTACAAAATATTAGTGCGAAGGCGATGTTAAATAGCACATCAAATCCATCAAATAACATAGTGTTTCTCCTTCTTATATTTTCTCCTCTTAGAAATATGTGTTTTACAATAATTTTATCATACAGCAATTATAACTTCAAATAGGAATTTGCCGAGGGAGTAAACGGACGTCCCCAGCAAATTCCTATTTTTCTAGATAACAGAAAAACCCCAGAAACATTGGTTTCTGGGGTGAATCTTACGCTTGAACACAAGTACCTTGCGGTACGATATATATAAAATCTAGTATTATTCAGTTGCTAATTATATAAGTTCGTGATTACTCGATGATAGAAGCAACACGTCCTGATCCTACAGTACGTCCACCTTCACGGATAGCGAATGTAAGACCCTGCTCCATAGCTACTGGATGGATCATGTCGATTGTCATTTCTACGTTATCACCAGGCATGCACATCTCTGTTCCTTCTGGAAGAGTGATAACACCTGTTACGTCAGTTGTACGGAAGTAGAACTGAGGTCTGTAGTTGTTGAAGAAAGGAGTATGACGTCCACCTTCATCTTTTGTTAAAACGTAAACCTGAGCTGTGAACTTATGATGGCATGTTACGCTACCTGGCTGAGCTAATACCTGTCCACGCTGAATTTCGTCTCTCTGAACACCACGAAGAAGAGCTCCGATGTTGTCACCAGCCTGAGCTTCGTCAAGTAATTTACGGAACATTTCAACACCAGTTACAACAACTTTACGTGTTTCGTCTGTGATACCAACGATTTCTACTTCATCAGATACGTGTAATGCACCACGCTCTACTCTACCAGTTGCAACAGTACCACGACCTGTGATAGAGAAGATGTCCTCGATAGGCATTAAGAAAGGCTTATCTGTGTCACGTTCTGGGTTAGGAATCCATGTATCAACAGCGTCCATAAGTTCCATGATCTTATCTCCCCATTCTCCGTTAGGATCTTCAAGAGCCATAAGAGCTGAACCCTGGATGATTGGAGTGTCATCTCCTGGGAAGTCGTACTCGTTTAATAATTCACGGATTTCCATGTCTACTAACTCAAGTAACTCTTCATCGTCTACCATATCACATTTGTTCATGAATACTACGATGTAAGGTACACCTACCTGACGGGATAATAAGATGTGCTCTTTAGTCTGAGCCATAACACCATCAGTAGCAGCTACTACAAGGATAGCTCCATCCATCTGAGCAGCACCAGTGATCATGTTCTTTACATAATCGGCATGACCTGGACAGTCAACGTGTGCGTAATGTCTCTTCTCTGTTTCGTACTCAACGTGAGCTGTAGAGATTGTGATACCACGTTCTCTTTCTTCTGGAGCTTTATCGATGTTTTCGAAATCTACTTTTTCGTTTCCTTCTACTCTTTCAGCTAATACTTTTGTGATAGCAGCTGTTAAAGTTGTTTTACCATGGTCAACGTGTCCGATGGTACCAATATTACAATGTGGTTTAGTTCTCTCAAACTTAGCTTTAGCCATTTGAATTTCCTCCTTAAAATTACGCCTGATAGGCTGTCTTTATAATTTTAAATATTCTCGTCCGGCAAAGAATCGACCAGACGATTCCAAATTACAGCCAGACTGCGACTATAAAGCCGCACCTGCTGTAATTATATTTCATTTTAACATTATTTGCAAGTAAAACTTTGCAGATAATCTTTATCTATGAAATTATTTGTTCTGAGCTGCTAAATGAGCATCCAGAATCTTTTCCTGTACGTTCTTAGGAACTTTTTCATAGTGATCAAAGAACATGGAGTAGTTACCACGTCCCTGAGTTCTAGAACGTAAATCTGTAGAATATCCGAACATTTCAGATAATGGTACGAAACCATGAACGATACGTCCGCCACCTACATCTTCCATACCTTCGATACGTCCACGACGGGAGTTGATATCACCGATAACGTCACCCATGTATTCTTCAGGCATTGTTACGTCAACCTTCATGATAGGCTCAAGTAATGCAGGATCTGCTTTCTTCATAGCATCCTTGAATGCTAAGGAACCCGCTACCTTAAATGCCATTTCAGAAGAATCGACTTCATGGTAAGATCCGTCGTATACTGTAGCGTGTACACCAACAACAGGGAATCCACCAAGAATACCAGCTTTGGATGCCTCTTCGATACCAGCACCAACTGCAGGGATGTATTCTTTAGGAATAGCACCACCAACAACTTCGGAATCGAATTTGAATGTTTCTTCTCCGTTAACGTCCATAGGCTCGAAACGAACTTTACAGTGTCCGTACTGACCACGTCCACCGGACTGTTTAGCGTACTTAGAATCGATATCAACTGCTTTTGTGAAGGATTCTTTGTATGCTACCTGTGGAGCACCAACGTTAGCTTCTACTTTGAACTCACGAAGGAGACGGTCAACGATGATCTCAAGGTGAAGCTCACCCATACCAGCGATGATTGTCTGTCCTGTTTCCTGATCTGTATGAGCGCGGAAAGTAGGATCTTCTTCTGCAAGTTTTGCAAGGGCTTCTGCCATCTTGCCCTGTCCAGCTTTTGTCTTAGGCTCGATAGCGAGCTCGATAACTGGATCTGGGAATTCCATAGACTCAAGAATTACTGGATGCTGTTCATCACAGATTGTATCACCAGTAGTAGTAAACTTAAATCCAACTGCTGCTGCGATATCTCCTGAGTATACTTTATCTAATTCCTGACGTTTGTTGGCATGCATCTGAAGGATACGTCCAACACGCTCCTTTTTGCCCTTTGTAGCATTTAAAATGTAAGAACCGGAATTCATTGTTCCTGCATATACGCGGAAGAAAGCAAGCTTTCCAACGAATGGGTCTGTCATGATCTTGAATGCTAAAGCTGCAAATGGAGCATCATCAGAAGCAGGAACTTCTACTTCATTACCTTCTAAGTCCTGACCTTTGATAGCTTCTACATCTGTAGGAGCTGGCAGATATTCGATGATAGCGTCAAGAAGCTTCTGAACACCTTTGTTTCTGTAAGCTGTACCACAGCAAACAGGAACCATTGTACAGTTACATGTTCCTTCACGAAGAACTCTCTTTAAGTCTTCAACGCTTGGCTCTTCTCCATCAAGGTAAGCCATCATTAAATCATCATCTGCTTCACAGATTTTTTCAACCATATCTGTGTGATATAATTCAGCATCATCCTTCATATCTTCTGGAATATCAATAATGTCAATGTCTTCACCCTTCTCATCGTTGTAGATGTAGGCTTTCATTTCCATTAAGTCGATAATTCCCTTGAAGTCATCTTCCTTACCGATAGGAAGCTGAATAGGAATCGCGTTTTTACCTAATCTTGTTTTAATCTGATCTACTGCACCGTAGAAATCAGCACCCATGATATCCATCTTATTGATGAATGCCATACGTGGTACATTATAGGTGTCTGCCTGACGCCATACATTTTCGGACTGTGGTTCAACACCGCCCTTTGCACAGAAGACACCAACAGCGCTGTCCAATACACGAAGAGATCTTTCTACCTCTACTGTAAAGTCAACGTGTCCTGGGGTATCAATAATATTGATACGATGCTCTAAAGCACCTTTTTTAGGTTTACAATTCTCTTCCAGAGTCCAGTGACATGTTGTGGCAGCGGAAGTGATTGTGATACCTCTTTCCTGCTCCTGTTCCATCCAGTCCATGGTAGCAGTACCTTCATGAGTATCACCAATCTTGTAATTTACACCAGTGTAATAAAGGATACGCTCTGTTAATGTTGTCTTACCAGCATCAATGTGGGCCATAATACCAATATTTCTGGTTCTCTCAAGTGGATATTCTCTTCCAGCCAAGGTTTTTTCCTCCTATAAAATGTATCCGGATGGCTGCATAATCTATGCAGCACATCCTGTGTAAATAACTTATTAGAATCTGTAATGTGCGAAAGCTTTGTTTGCTTCTGCCATTTTGTGCATATCTTCTTTTTTCTTTACAGATGCACCAGTGTTGTTCGCTGCATCCATAAGTTCTTTTGCAAGACGCTCTTCCATAGTCTTTTCACTTCTCTTACGAGAGTAAAGAGTGATCCAACGAAGAGCTAATGCCTGACGTCTGTCTGGTCTTACGTCGATAGGTACCTGATAAGTAGCACCACCGATACGTCTAGCCTTAACTTCCAGAGCTGGCATAATGTTATTCATAGCCTCTGTAAATACTTCTAAGGCATCTTTTCCTGTTTCTTCCGCAATGCGGTCGAAAGCACCGTAAACGATTTTCTGTGCAACACCTTTCTTACCGTCTAACATGATGTTATTGATAAGCTTTGTTACCACTTTGTTATTGTAAATAGGATCTGGTAATACATCCCTTTTTGCGATATGTCCTTTACGTGGCACGGTTCTTCCCTCCTTAATTAAATGTGATTTTCATTTCTTCATTTCCATGAGGAAATGAAATATTAAATCATCGGTACTCATGGAAACTTCTGTTTCCGTTGTTCATGCTCGGACAAGTCAATATATTGCCTGCAACCAACAGAGAAAATATTGCTATTCCGGCATTCTCACTGATATTTATTTCTTAGGTTTCTTAGCACCGTATTTGGAACGAGCCTGGCGTCTGTTTGCTACGCCTGCTGTATCAAGAGTACCACGTACGATATGATATCTTGTACCTGGTAAATCCTTTACTCTTCCTCCACGGATAAGAACAACACTATGTTCCTGAAGGTTATGTCCTTCACCTGGGATATAGCTTGTTACTTCGATACCGTTGGAAAGACGTACTCTGGCAATCTTACGAAGCGCTGAGTTAGGCTTCTTAGGAGTTGCTGTCTTAACGGCTGTACATACTCCACGTTTCTGTGGTGAGCTGGCATCTGTTGGTCTTTTCTTTAAGGAGTTAAATCCTTTCTGAAGAGCAGGTGCCGTGGATTTCTTTGCTACAGACTGTCTTCCTTTTCTAACTAACTGGTTAAAAGTAGGCATTCTGAAATTCACCTCCATGCATATTTTCTAATGTGGTTGCTAATAGTTTCTTCTCTGGGCTAAACCAATATGACAAGTCATCTTGATTATACCCTCATGTGGGCATAGTTATACATCTGCACACAATTAGAGATTATATCTTTAAAAAAACTTTTTGTCAAGAGAATTTTTTTATTTTGTTGTAACTGACAAAAACCTGGAATTCTTCTCAACGGCGATAAAAAAACAGATATGCAACAGATGCATCCTTTCATATAATGATACGAAACATCTGTAGCATATCTGCTTTTTATTTTTATCTTTTTAATTTCTGAACCAGATTACAGGTTTTCAGGTTCTAAAATTATTGCATTATCATCTGACTTCTGATTTTGCACTTCTTCCATGGAAGGGTAATCCGCATCGTAGTCAAATTCATCTACTTCTTCGATTTCATTTACTACTTTTCCTGTATTGAGGTGAAGGTTACGATACTTCTTTAAGCCTGTTCCTGCTGGGATAAGCTTTCCTAAAAGTACGTTCTCCTTCAGACCGATCAGTGGATCGATCTTTCCTTTGATAGCTGCATCGGTAAGAACCTTTGTTGTTTCCTGGAAGGATGCGGCTGATAAGAAAGAGCTTGTTGCAAGAGAAGCTTTTGTGATACCAAGAAGTGTCTGCTCTGCTGTTGCAATTTCTTTTCCTTCTGCAAGAAGTCTCTCATTCTCATCTTCTAATTCAAGAATATCGATGAGTGCTCCTGGAAGATACTTGCTGTCTCCAGCTTCTTCAATACGAACTTTCTTAAGCATCTGGCGAACAATGATCTCGATATGTTTATCATTGATATCTACACCCTGCAGACGGTATACACGCTGTACTTCTCGCATCATGTAATCCTGTACTGCTTCTGCGCCTTTGATTCTTAAGATATCGTGAGGATTTACAGAACCTTCTGTCAGTTCAGCACCGGCCTCTAAGTAAGTGCCGTCGAGAACTTTAATACGGGAACCATATGGAATGATATAGCTTCTTGTTTCTCCACTATCTTCATTCACAATAGTGATCTCACGTTTTTCTTTTGTTTCTTTTACATCTGCACGACCGGCGATCTCACTGATAATTGCAAGACCCTTTGGCTTACGTGCTTCAAAAAGCTCCTCGACACGAGGAAGACCCTGTGTGATATCATCACCGGCTACACCACCGGCATGGAATGTACGCATGGTAAGCTGTGTACCAGGTTCACCGATGGACTGGGCAGCAATAATTCCGACTGCCTCTCCAACCTGTACTGCCTGACCAGTTGCAAGGTTGGCACCGTAACATTTAGAACATGCACCGTTATGGGACTTACAGGTTAACATTGTTCTGATCTTAACCTTTTCATATCCGGCATTAACGATTGCTTTTGCACGCTTTGGAGTGATCATGCAGTTAGCTTCAACGATAAGGTTGCCTTCTGCATCTTTATAATCTTCTGCTGCATAACGTCCGCTGATACGGTCTTCTAATGTTTCGATTGTTTCTTTTCCATCCATGATTGCTTCTACATACATGCTTGGAATCTTGTTTGTTCCTTCACAGCAATCCTGCTCGCGGATGATCAGTTCCTGTGATACGTCTACAAGACGTCTTGTCAGGTAACCGGAATCGGCTGTACGAAGCGCTGTATCAGAAAGTCCCTTTCTGGCACCATGTGCAGAAATAAAGTACTCCAGTACGTCAAGACCTTCACGGAAGTTTGACTTGATAGGGAGCTCGATCGTACGTCCGGATGTATCGGCCATCAATCCACGCATACCTGCAAGCTGCTTGATCTGCTGGTTAGAACCACGGGCACCGGAGTCAGCCATCATGAAGATGTTATTGTACTTATCAAGACCACTGATCAGTTTATCTGTAAGTTCGTTATCGGCAGCGAACCATGTCTGTACTACTGCTTTATAACGTTCTTCTTCTGTCATGAAACCACGTCTGTACTGTTTTGTAATGTACTCAACCTGTTTCTGAGCTGCTGCAAGGATATCTGCTTTTTCTTTTGGTACTGTCATATCTGAAATAGATACACTCAGCGCACCGATTGTAGAATATTTATATCCAAGAGCTTTAATATTATCAAGAACCTCTGCTGTCTTCGTTGTACCATGTACGCTGATACAACGGTCAAGGATCTGTTTTAACTGTTTCTTACCACACTGGAAATCAACTTCTAACTTTAAGAAGTTATCTGGATCCGAACGATCAACAAAACCTAAATCCTGAAGGATGATTTCGTTGAAAAGAAGACGTCCCATTGTACAATCTACAATACGGCTTCCCATTGTTCCGTCCGGTCTCATTCCTCTTCTCTTTACTTTAATTCTGGAATGAAGAGTGATTACCTTGTTCTCATAAGCAAGATATGCTTCATTTTCAGATTTAAAGCACTTACCTTCGCCTTTTGCTCCTTCTTTTTCCATAGTCAGGTAGTAAATACCAAGGACCATATCCTGTGAAGGAACCGCTACTGGCGCACCATCTGATGGTTTCAGCAAGTTATTAGGAGAAAGTAAAAGGAAACGACACTCCGCCTGTGCTTCCTGAGAAAGTGGCAGATGGACAGCCATCTGGTCACCATCGAAGTCGGCATTGAAGGCTGTACATACTAATGGATGCAGCTTGATTGCTTTACCTTCTACTAATGTTGGTTCGAATGCCTGAATACCAAGACGATGTAAGGTAGGGGCACGGTTTAACATAACCGGATGTTCTTTAATAACATCTTCAAGTACATCCCAAACTTCAGGCTGTAACTTCTCTACCATCTTCTTAGCAGACTTAATATTGTGAGCAAGACCGTTTGCTACAAGTTCTTTCATAACAAATGGTTTAAACAGCTCGATCGCCATCTCTTTTGGAAGACCACACTGATAAATCTTCAGTTCCGG
This Anaerobutyricum hallii DNA region includes the following protein-coding sequences:
- a CDS encoding YitT family protein gives rise to the protein MKTKTDYKSILIEINILTIAIAIIAVAVYFFLVPSHTSISSMSGLGIVLSNFVPLPLSAITMILNVVLLIIGFFTCGKEFGLKTVYTSVMLPVFLGIFENIFPNTGSITNSQELDVLCYILVVSVGLSILFNRNASSGGLDIVAKIMNKYFHMELGKAMSLSGMCVALSAALVYDKKTVVLSVLGTYFNGIVLDHFIFDHNIKRRVCIITKKEEELRQFIVRDLHSGATIYEAIGAYNMEKRNEIITIVDKGEYQKLMKYINQEDPEAFITVYTVSDMRYLPKK
- a CDS encoding DUF2500 domain-containing protein, with translation MLFDGFDVLFNIAFALIFCSVFIILAYGIITSITTWNKNNHSPRLNVSARVVAKRTEVSHHQHPNNGDMSGSHGYSTTSSTSYYVTFEVDSGDRIEFSMSGSEYGMLIEGDAGTLNFQGTRYFGFERK
- the tuf gene encoding elongation factor Tu, translating into MAKAKFERTKPHCNIGTIGHVDHGKTTLTAAITKVLAERVEGNEKVDFENIDKAPEERERGITISTAHVEYETEKRHYAHVDCPGHADYVKNMITGAAQMDGAILVVAATDGVMAQTKEHILLSRQVGVPYIVVFMNKCDMVDDEELLELVDMEIRELLNEYDFPGDDTPIIQGSALMALEDPNGEWGDKIMELMDAVDTWIPNPERDTDKPFLMPIEDIFSITGRGTVATGRVERGALHVSDEVEIVGITDETRKVVVTGVEMFRKLLDEAQAGDNIGALLRGVQRDEIQRGQVLAQPGSVTCHHKFTAQVYVLTKDEGGRHTPFFNNYRPQFYFRTTDVTGVITLPEGTEMCMPGDNVEMTIDMIHPVAMEQGLTFAIREGGRTVGSGRVASIIE
- the fusA gene encoding elongation factor G encodes the protein MAGREYPLERTRNIGIMAHIDAGKTTLTERILYYTGVNYKIGDTHEGTATMDWMEQEQERGITITSAATTCHWTLEENCKPKKGALEHRINIIDTPGHVDFTVEVERSLRVLDSAVGVFCAKGGVEPQSENVWRQADTYNVPRMAFINKMDIMGADFYGAVDQIKTRLGKNAIPIQLPIGKEDDFKGIIDLMEMKAYIYNDEKGEDIDIIDIPEDMKDDAELYHTDMVEKICEADDDLMMAYLDGEEPSVEDLKRVLREGTCNCTMVPVCCGTAYRNKGVQKLLDAIIEYLPAPTDVEAIKGQDLEGNEVEVPASDDAPFAALAFKIMTDPFVGKLAFFRVYAGTMNSGSYILNATKGKKERVGRILQMHANKRQELDKVYSGDIAAAVGFKFTTTGDTICDEQHPVILESMEFPDPVIELAIEPKTKAGQGKMAEALAKLAEEDPTFRAHTDQETGQTIIAGMGELHLEIIVDRLLREFKVEANVGAPQVAYKESFTKAVDIDSKYAKQSGGRGQYGHCKVRFEPMDVNGEETFKFDSEVVGGAIPKEYIPAVGAGIEEASKAGILGGFPVVGVHATVYDGSYHEVDSSEMAFKVAGSLAFKDAMKKADPALLEPIMKVDVTMPEEYMGDVIGDINSRRGRIEGMEDVGGGRIVHGFVPLSEMFGYSTDLRSRTQGRGNYSMFFDHYEKVPKNVQEKILDAHLAAQNK
- the rpsG gene encoding 30S ribosomal protein S7 produces the protein MPRKGHIAKRDVLPDPIYNNKVVTKLINNIMLDGKKGVAQKIVYGAFDRIAEETGKDALEVFTEAMNNIMPALEVKARRIGGATYQVPIDVRPDRRQALALRWITLYSRKRSEKTMEERLAKELMDAANNTGASVKKKEDMHKMAEANKAFAHYRF
- the rpsL gene encoding 30S ribosomal protein S12, with the protein product MPTFNQLVRKGRQSVAKKSTAPALQKGFNSLKKRPTDASSPQKRGVCTAVKTATPKKPNSALRKIARVRLSNGIEVTSYIPGEGHNLQEHSVVLIRGGRVKDLPGTRYHIVRGTLDTAGVANRRQARSKYGAKKPKK
- the rpoC gene encoding DNA-directed RNA polymerase subunit beta' — translated: MSDMNNQTVEQPVNFDAIKIGLASPELIRQWSHGEVKKPETINYRTLKPEKDGLFCERIFGPSKDWECHCGKYKKIRYKGVVCDKCGVEVTKASVRRERMGHIELAAPVSHIWYFKGIPSRMGLILDMSPKALEKVLYFASFVVLDPGTTNLSKKDVISDAEYRRVTEEYRDSEEGLGSFRVGMGAEAIKELLGEIDLEAEAEELKKSLKNASGQKKARNIKRLEVVEAFRLSGNSPEWMVLDAVPVIPPDIRPMVQLDGGRFATSDLNDLYRRIINRNNRLKRLLELGAPDIIIRNEKRMLQEAVDALIDNGRRGRPVTGPGNRALKSLSDMLKGKQGRFRQNLLGKRVDYSGRSVIVVGPELKIYQCGLPKEMAIELFKPFVMKELVANGLAHNIKSAKKMVEKLQPEVWDVLEDVIKEHPVMLNRAPTLHRLGIQAFEPTLVEGKAIKLHPLVCTAFNADFDGDQMAVHLPLSQEAQAECRFLLLSPNNLLKPSDGAPVAVPSQDMVLGIYYLTMEKEGAKGEGKCFKSENEAYLAYENKVITLHSRIKVKRRGMRPDGTMGSRIVDCTMGRLLFNEIILQDLGFVDRSDPDNFLKLEVDFQCGKKQLKQILDRCISVHGTTKTAEVLDNIKALGYKYSTIGALSVSISDMTVPKEKADILAAAQKQVEYITKQYRRGFMTEEERYKAVVQTWFAADNELTDKLISGLDKYNNIFMMADSGARGSNQQIKQLAGMRGLMADTSGRTIELPIKSNFREGLDVLEYFISAHGARKGLSDTALRTADSGYLTRRLVDVSQELIIREQDCCEGTNKIPSMYVEAIMDGKETIETLEDRISGRYAAEDYKDAEGNLIVEANCMITPKRAKAIVNAGYEKVKIRTMLTCKSHNGACSKCYGANLATGQAVQVGEAVGIIAAQSIGEPGTQLTMRTFHAGGVAGDDITQGLPRVEELFEARKPKGLAIISEIAGRADVKETKEKREITIVNEDSGETRSYIIPYGSRIKVLDGTYLEAGAELTEGSVNPHDILRIKGAEAVQDYMMREVQRVYRLQGVDINDKHIEIIVRQMLKKVRIEEAGDSKYLPGALIDILELEDENERLLAEGKEIATAEQTLLGITKASLATSSFLSAASFQETTKVLTDAAIKGKIDPLIGLKENVLLGKLIPAGTGLKKYRNLHLNTGKVVNEIEEVDEFDYDADYPSMEEVQNQKSDDNAIILEPENL